The DNA region GAACAGAAACTCCTGCTCTTTGAATCTGATCTCTAAAACCAAAATCTTTACAATCTTTGAGATTCATATAAATCTCTACAGCCAATCGCATCGCTTTCTTCCAAACAATAAAGTCCTCAAATCTTTCAATCATAATATCTTCCAATTCTTTTTATTTTTCCTAATCCCTATTTCCTATTTCCTACTTCCTATTTCCTACTTCCTATTTCCTATTTCCTACTTCTTATCTCCTACTTCCCACCTACATCTTTCATATTCTCGGAAGTTTTATTTTCATTTTTGTAA from Candidatus Cloacimonadota bacterium includes:
- a CDS encoding four helix bundle protein translates to MIERFEDFIVWKKAMRLAVEIYMNLKDCKDFGFRDQIQRAGVSV